A region of Massilia sp. WG5 DNA encodes the following proteins:
- a CDS encoding SulP family inorganic anion transporter, which translates to MLAWLKDYRRGWLAGDLGAGAVVAMMMIPQGMAYALVAGLPPVTGIYASIVPPLLYAVFGTSSTQSVGPMAIISLMTASVLAPMAAPGSALYGALAGQLALLAGLVLLACGLLRVGFLANFFSRPVMNGFTIGSSILIAHGQLGVLLGARLPHWHRPSAALGLGALALLLLARRYGARLLQRCGLAPGAADIGARLAPMLLVAGSIAAVAALGLDRMGVQVIGRVPAGLPRLNLAASGAHWQQLFQPALLIGFMCFLISMSGAQALAARKGEKLHTNAELVGLGAANVGSFLSGGFPVTGSLSRSAVNFAAGANTPLAAVVAAALLGAALVLPTGWLALLPLPVLAATIIVAVLGMLESATLRTAWRYDRADALALLATLGGVLLLGVEAGVVVGLLLSLGAMIWRESRPHIAVLGRIAGTEHFRNVERYQAETRSGVLLLRVDAGLFFGNIEAVNARVEEELDLHPGTRELVLVLSAVNAIDTSALFGLLELNGEVVRRGVRLHLAEVKGPVMDRLKQSKLLERLSGQVFLSTANAWNTLSTGDESWSV; encoded by the coding sequence ATGCTGGCCTGGTTGAAGGACTACCGCCGCGGCTGGCTGGCGGGGGACCTGGGTGCGGGCGCGGTGGTCGCCATGATGATGATCCCGCAGGGCATGGCCTATGCGCTGGTGGCCGGGCTGCCGCCGGTGACCGGGATCTACGCCAGCATCGTGCCGCCGCTGCTGTACGCCGTGTTCGGCACCAGCAGCACCCAGTCGGTCGGGCCGATGGCGATCATCTCCCTGATGACGGCGTCCGTGCTGGCGCCGATGGCGGCGCCGGGCAGCGCGCTGTACGGGGCGCTGGCGGGCCAGCTGGCCCTGCTGGCCGGGCTGGTGCTGCTGGCCTGTGGCCTGCTGCGGGTGGGCTTTCTCGCCAACTTCTTCTCGCGCCCGGTGATGAACGGCTTCACCATCGGTTCCTCGATCCTGATCGCCCATGGGCAGCTCGGCGTCCTGCTGGGCGCGCGCCTGCCGCACTGGCACCGGCCCAGCGCCGCGCTCGGCCTGGGCGCGCTGGCCCTGCTGTTGCTGGCGCGCCGCTACGGCGCCCGCTTGCTGCAGCGCTGCGGCCTCGCGCCCGGCGCCGCCGACATCGGCGCACGCCTGGCGCCGATGCTGCTGGTGGCCGGCTCGATCGCTGCGGTCGCCGCGCTCGGCCTGGACCGGATGGGCGTGCAGGTGATCGGCCGGGTGCCGGCCGGGTTGCCGCGCCTGAACCTGGCGGCTTCCGGCGCGCACTGGCAGCAGCTGTTCCAGCCGGCCCTCCTGATCGGCTTCATGTGCTTCCTGATCTCGATGTCCGGGGCCCAGGCGCTGGCCGCGCGCAAAGGAGAAAAGCTGCACACCAATGCAGAGCTGGTCGGCCTCGGCGCGGCCAACGTCGGCAGTTTCCTGAGCGGCGGCTTTCCCGTCACCGGCAGCCTGTCGCGTTCGGCCGTCAACTTCGCGGCCGGCGCCAACACCCCGCTGGCCGCGGTGGTCGCGGCGGCGCTGCTGGGCGCGGCGCTGGTGCTGCCGACCGGCTGGCTGGCGCTGCTGCCGCTGCCGGTGCTGGCCGCCACCATCATCGTCGCCGTACTCGGCATGCTGGAATCCGCGACCCTGCGTACCGCCTGGCGCTACGACCGCGCCGACGCGCTGGCGCTGCTGGCCACTCTAGGGGGCGTGCTGCTGCTCGGGGTCGAGGCTGGCGTGGTGGTCGGCCTGCTGCTGTCGCTGGGGGCGATGATCTGGCGCGAGAGCCGGCCGCACATCGCGGTGCTGGGCCGCATCGCCGGCACCGAACACTTCCGCAATGTCGAACGCTACCAGGCCGAGACCCGCAGCGGCGTGCTGCTGCTGCGCGTCGACGCCGGCCTGTTCTTCGGGAACATCGAGGCGGTCAACGCCCGCGTCGAGGAAGAGCTGGACCTGCATCCCGGCACGCGCGAGCTGGTGCTGGTGCTGTCGGCCGTGAATGCGATCGACACCTCGGCCCTGTTCGGCCTGCTGGAGCTGAACGGTGAAGTGGTCCGGCGCGGCGTGCGCCTGCACCTGGCCGAGGTGAAGGGGCCGGTGATGGACCGGCTGAAGCAGTCGAAGCTGCTGGAGCGTCTCAGCGGGCAGGTCTTCCTGAGCACGGCGAATGCCTGGAATACCCTGTCCACCGGCGACGAATCCTGGTCAGTCTGA
- a CDS encoding SDR family oxidoreductase, which yields MANQDDVANKQKAIQNRQDQHDASMQKGDQGSSGGAAQTGVQQPSGDFPAQHLAKPGLEAQMELKPKFMAEQYKGSGKLAGQVAIVTGGDSGIGRAVAILFAREGADVAILYLNEHEDAAETQRYIEAEGQQCVTVAGDVKDMEFCQQAVDQIVARFGRLDVLVNNAAFQEHAESLLDLTEDRFDETMKTNIYGYFHMAKACLPYMKRGAAIVNTGSVTGLKGSKKLLDYSTTKGAIHAFTMSLAANLLDKGIRVNCVAPGPVWTPLNPADQSPEDITKFGQQTTFGRPAQPEELSPAYVYLASSVCSGYVTGVVLPITGSVGE from the coding sequence ATGGCAAACCAGGACGATGTAGCGAACAAGCAGAAGGCGATCCAGAACCGCCAGGACCAGCATGACGCCAGCATGCAGAAAGGCGATCAGGGCAGCAGCGGCGGCGCCGCGCAGACCGGTGTCCAGCAGCCGTCCGGCGACTTCCCGGCCCAGCACCTGGCCAAGCCCGGTCTCGAAGCCCAGATGGAACTGAAGCCGAAGTTCATGGCCGAGCAGTACAAGGGCAGCGGCAAGCTGGCCGGCCAGGTCGCGATCGTCACCGGCGGCGACTCCGGCATCGGCCGAGCGGTCGCGATCCTGTTCGCGCGCGAAGGCGCCGACGTCGCCATCCTGTACCTGAACGAACACGAGGACGCCGCCGAGACCCAGCGCTATATCGAAGCGGAGGGCCAGCAGTGCGTGACGGTGGCCGGCGACGTCAAGGACATGGAATTCTGCCAGCAGGCCGTGGACCAGATCGTCGCCAGGTTCGGCCGCCTGGACGTCCTGGTCAACAACGCTGCCTTCCAGGAGCATGCCGAATCGCTGCTCGACCTGACGGAAGACCGCTTCGACGAGACCATGAAGACGAATATCTACGGTTACTTCCACATGGCCAAGGCCTGCCTGCCCTACATGAAGCGCGGCGCCGCGATCGTGAACACCGGCTCGGTGACCGGCCTGAAGGGCTCGAAGAAGCTGCTCGACTATTCGACCACCAAGGGCGCGATCCATGCCTTCACGATGTCGCTGGCCGCCAACCTGCTCGACAAGGGCATCCGCGTGAACTGCGTGGCCCCCGGACCGGTGTGGACCCCGCTGAACCCGGCCGACCAGTCGCCGGAAGACATCACCAAGTTCGGCCAGCAGACCACCTTCGGCCGCCCGGCCCAGCCGGAAGAGCTGTCGCCGGCCTATGTGTACCTGGCGTCGAGCGTGTGCTCGGGTTATGTCACCGGCGTGGTGCTGCCGATTACCGGTTCGGTCGGGGAATAA
- a CDS encoding Ku protein has protein sequence MARSMWKGAISFGLVHIPVELYPATSEHSLDLHMLDRRDFAPIGFKRYNKNTGKEVSWDDIIKGYEYADDEYVVLSDEDLRRANPEATQTIDILAFVDAQQVPLIYYEQPYYLAPGKGGDKVYALLRETLRDVGKIGIANVVIRVKQHLAALVCVGDTIVLITLRYPDEIRPTDELKIPDENSKAAQVTPKELQMARALVEGMSERWKPQQYHDTYREDVMAMVKKKIAAKQTKTITMPEPEEEDKPKKSNVIDLVSLLQASLGKKAPAHADGDDDDDDPPPRKSRKPSGDKDEDAGDAPPPRARKTASQDTVRARATAAKKPAARKTATAAAKPAAKKAVAKSATAAKAPAKRRKAA, from the coding sequence ATGGCGAGGAGCATGTGGAAGGGGGCGATCAGTTTCGGGCTGGTCCATATTCCCGTCGAACTGTACCCGGCAACGAGCGAACACAGCCTGGACCTGCACATGCTCGACCGCCGTGACTTCGCGCCGATCGGCTTCAAGCGCTACAACAAGAACACCGGCAAGGAAGTCTCCTGGGACGACATCATCAAGGGCTACGAATACGCCGATGACGAATACGTGGTGCTGTCCGACGAGGACCTGCGCCGCGCGAATCCGGAAGCCACCCAGACCATCGACATCCTGGCCTTCGTCGATGCCCAGCAGGTGCCGCTGATCTACTACGAGCAGCCCTACTACCTCGCGCCCGGCAAGGGCGGCGACAAGGTCTACGCGCTGCTGCGCGAGACCCTGCGCGACGTCGGCAAGATCGGCATCGCCAACGTCGTCATCCGCGTCAAGCAGCACCTGGCGGCACTGGTGTGCGTGGGCGATACCATCGTCCTGATCACCCTGCGCTACCCGGACGAGATCCGCCCCACCGACGAACTGAAGATCCCCGACGAGAATTCGAAGGCGGCCCAGGTGACACCGAAGGAACTGCAGATGGCCAGGGCGCTGGTCGAAGGCATGAGCGAGCGCTGGAAGCCGCAGCAGTATCACGACACCTACCGCGAGGACGTGATGGCGATGGTGAAGAAGAAGATCGCGGCCAAGCAGACCAAGACCATCACCATGCCGGAGCCGGAGGAGGAGGACAAGCCGAAGAAATCGAACGTCATCGACCTGGTCTCGCTGCTGCAGGCCAGCCTGGGCAAGAAGGCGCCCGCGCACGCGGACGGCGACGACGACGACGACGATCCACCGCCGCGCAAGTCGCGCAAGCCGTCGGGCGACAAAGACGAGGACGCCGGCGACGCGCCGCCGCCGCGCGCGCGCAAGACGGCATCGCAGGACACCGTGCGGGCGCGCGCCACCGCGGCGAAGAAGCCGGCGGCCAGGAAGACGGCGACTGCCGCCGCCAAACCGGCCGCCAAGAAGGCCGTCGCCAAATCCGCCACCGCGGCCAAGGCGCCGGCCAAGCGCAGGAAGGCGGCCTGA
- a CDS encoding GGDEF domain-containing protein codes for MSQQGMYVSPMAQRRAGFDQACGPLFARLDLADSADAAAALMAGSAPDLLVIDLERFEPGIDLQALGGLLARRAGAPVLLLCPFANARWLPLLHAFGPAAYAITPIEPARLQDAVRRCLASPSGCAPAADADALRALLALRTRVQAALDDTDEEQGLAERLSQAFLAWPGVLHAAVFRLAGDADLQLDAEQGRGPAVGLRLGTLLQRSERLLQAPLRHAFPGLLAAATGELAILDTLEQAGEPALAEGLRAHGVAQALGIPLPADGPGAPRGALSLLLDSAAPLAPEAFDTLRDCAAMAVLGLRMSDMNLESEQLLARLTYVSTMDALTGVANRRHGEELLEREVRRARRYRTPLALLSFDIDRFKAINDGYGHPVGDVALRTVADCVRAVMRSSDVLVRSGGEEFHVIAPHTSAIEGLKMAEKIRHAVEQTAVPGCDHVTVSLGVAQLGEQESADSLVQRVDAAMARAKRAGRNCVELAMQ; via the coding sequence ATGTCGCAGCAAGGTATGTATGTCAGCCCGATGGCGCAGCGGCGCGCCGGCTTCGACCAGGCTTGCGGCCCGCTGTTCGCGCGCCTCGACCTGGCCGACAGCGCCGATGCCGCCGCCGCCCTGATGGCCGGGTCGGCGCCCGATCTGCTGGTGATCGACCTCGAACGCTTCGAGCCGGGCATCGACCTGCAGGCGCTGGGCGGGCTGCTGGCGCGCCGCGCCGGCGCACCGGTCCTGTTGCTGTGCCCCTTCGCCAATGCGCGCTGGCTGCCGCTGCTGCATGCCTTCGGACCGGCCGCCTACGCGATCACTCCGATCGAGCCGGCGCGCCTGCAGGACGCCGTGCGGCGCTGCCTGGCGTCGCCGTCCGGCTGCGCCCCCGCCGCCGATGCGGACGCACTGCGTGCGCTGCTGGCGCTGCGGACCCGGGTCCAGGCGGCGCTCGACGATACCGATGAGGAACAGGGCCTGGCCGAACGCCTGAGCCAGGCCTTCCTGGCGTGGCCGGGCGTGCTGCATGCCGCCGTGTTCCGCCTGGCCGGCGACGCCGACCTGCAGCTCGATGCGGAACAGGGCCGCGGCCCGGCCGTCGGCCTGCGCCTGGGTACGCTGCTGCAGCGCAGCGAGCGCCTGCTGCAGGCGCCGCTGCGCCATGCCTTCCCCGGCCTGCTGGCCGCCGCCACCGGCGAGCTGGCGATCCTCGACACGCTCGAGCAGGCCGGCGAGCCGGCGCTGGCCGAGGGCCTGCGCGCGCACGGCGTGGCGCAGGCGCTGGGCATTCCGCTGCCGGCCGACGGTCCGGGCGCCCCGCGCGGCGCGCTGTCGCTGCTGCTGGACAGCGCCGCCCCGCTGGCGCCGGAAGCCTTCGACACGCTGCGCGACTGCGCCGCCATGGCCGTGCTGGGCCTGCGCATGAGCGACATGAACCTGGAGAGCGAACAGCTGCTGGCGCGCCTGACCTATGTGTCGACCATGGATGCCCTGACCGGGGTCGCCAACCGCCGCCACGGCGAAGAGCTGCTGGAACGCGAAGTCCGGCGCGCCCGCCGCTACCGCACGCCGCTGGCCCTGCTGTCCTTCGACATCGACCGCTTCAAGGCCATCAACGACGGCTACGGCCACCCGGTGGGCGATGTTGCGCTGCGCACCGTGGCCGACTGCGTGCGCGCGGTGATGCGGTCGAGCGACGTGCTGGTGCGTTCGGGCGGCGAGGAATTCCACGTCATTGCGCCCCACACCAGCGCGATCGAGGGCCTCAAGATGGCCGAGAAGATCCGCCATGCGGTCGAGCAGACCGCCGTTCCCGGTTGCGACCATGTCACCGTCAGCCTCGGCGTGGCCCAGCTCGGCGAGCAGGAGAGCGCGGACTCCCTGGTCCAGCGCGTCGACGCCGCGATGGCGCGCGCCAAGCGGGCAGGGCGCAACTGCGTCGAACTGGCGATGCAATAG